A DNA window from Luteolibacter luteus contains the following coding sequences:
- a CDS encoding pseudouridine synthase produces the protein MPEGTRLNKFLASCGVGSRRACDALVQEGHVEINGKVCLNPAQRVEPADFVRVDGKRVQTKETKTVMFYKPRGYVCSREDELGRDTIYTILPPLLKHLHHVGRLDRDSEGLLILTNDGDLSQTLMHPSKLVEKEYIVTSNQPVLNEHLDLFISGIYIEKNRMRAKSVQRLSSRRYRIVLETGLKRQIRMMFQALGYQVQKLVRIRIGTLELADLPEGAWFPLEEDGIRRLQVNPKPKGPRRPAAKKVAKKAAKKSGKPAASGERPKPAARPARKSAGFARPSSSRHPSKKTAKRVPKRKF, from the coding sequence ATGCCCGAAGGCACCCGACTCAACAAATTCCTCGCCTCCTGCGGCGTCGGCTCCCGCCGCGCCTGCGATGCCTTGGTGCAAGAAGGCCATGTGGAGATCAATGGCAAGGTCTGCCTGAATCCCGCCCAGCGCGTGGAGCCGGCCGACTTCGTGCGCGTGGATGGCAAGCGCGTGCAAACCAAGGAGACGAAGACCGTGATGTTCTACAAGCCGCGCGGTTACGTCTGCTCCCGCGAGGACGAACTCGGCCGGGATACCATCTACACCATCCTTCCGCCGCTCCTGAAGCACCTCCACCACGTTGGACGCTTGGACCGCGATTCGGAAGGCTTGCTGATCCTTACCAATGACGGGGATCTTTCGCAGACCCTCATGCACCCTTCCAAGCTGGTGGAGAAGGAGTACATCGTCACCTCCAACCAGCCGGTGCTGAATGAGCACCTCGATCTCTTCATCTCCGGCATCTACATCGAGAAGAACCGCATGCGCGCTAAATCCGTGCAGCGTCTCTCTTCGCGCCGCTATCGCATCGTGCTGGAGACCGGCCTGAAGCGCCAGATCCGCATGATGTTCCAAGCACTCGGCTATCAGGTCCAGAAGCTGGTCCGCATCCGCATCGGCACCTTGGAACTCGCCGACCTGCCGGAGGGAGCGTGGTTCCCGCTTGAGGAAGATGGCATCCGCCGTCTGCAGGTGAATCCGAAGCCGAAGGGACCTCGTCGTCCGGCGGCAAAAAAAGTGGCAAAAAAGGCCGCGAAGAAATCCGGAAAACCTGCCGCCTCCGGCGAGCGCCCGAAGCCGGCAGCCCGTCCCGCAAGGAAATCCGCCGGTTTTGCCCGCCCGAGCTCTTCCCGCCATCCCTCAAAAAAGACGGCGAAGAGGGTTCCAAAACGCAAGTTTTGA
- a CDS encoding small basic protein yields MSKHNSLKAKGGAEGKRSVMKRFERVKVMKERGVWKEGRSPIGLPKTKGEG; encoded by the coding sequence ATGTCCAAGCACAACAGTCTCAAGGCCAAAGGCGGCGCCGAAGGCAAGCGTTCCGTGATGAAGCGTTTCGAGCGCGTCAAGGTGATGAAGGAGCGCGGCGTCTGGAAGGAAGGCCGCAGCCCGATTGGTCTCCCGAAGACCAAGGGCGAGGGCTGA
- the acs gene encoding acetate--CoA ligase, with translation MSNKIESHLVEDRVFKPSKEFSAKARISSLSQYKKLWQESVDKPNVFWAREAKELSWRQTWTKVLDWKAPDAKWFVGGKLNVCENCVDRHAAGPRRNKAAIIFEGEPGDKRVITYGQLQREVSQFANVLLAKGVKAKDRVLVYMPMIPEAAVAMLACARIGAVHSVVFGGFSSDSIVDRLEDSGATHVVTADGGWRRGKIVPLKDNVDEALERYKGIKSVVVFKRTGQDIQMKSGRDTWWHDDISKVSAKHEAKAFDSEHPLFILYTSGSTGKPKGILHTSGGYLTGAYTTCKYVFDMRDEDVYWCTADVGWITGHSYIVYGPLAMGVTQVMYEGAPNQPDFGRFWQMVEEYGVTIFYTAPTAIRAFIKAGDHFPAKHDLSSLRLLGSVGEPINPEAWMWYHEKIGGGRCPIVDTWWQTETGAIMITPLPGCTPLKPGTATLPFFGVDAAILDEEGHECKPNEGGRLVIRKPWPSMTRTIYGDKGRYKKTYWSDYKGMYTAGDGARRDKQGNFWIVGRLDDVLNVSGHRLGTAEVESALVGHPAVAESAVVGRPDDLKGQAVVAFVTLKEGIEGTPALQKELREHVGKVIGAIAKPDDLHFAPALPKTRSGKIMRRLLKELVATGNVTGNTTTLEDFNVIATLQKNLGSGK, from the coding sequence ATGAGCAACAAGATCGAAAGCCATCTCGTCGAAGATCGCGTCTTCAAGCCATCGAAGGAATTCTCCGCGAAGGCCCGCATTTCCAGCCTCTCGCAGTACAAGAAGCTTTGGCAGGAGTCGGTCGATAAGCCGAACGTCTTCTGGGCCCGCGAAGCAAAGGAACTCTCCTGGCGCCAGACTTGGACGAAGGTCCTCGATTGGAAAGCACCGGACGCGAAGTGGTTCGTCGGCGGCAAGCTCAACGTCTGCGAAAACTGTGTGGACCGCCACGCCGCAGGACCACGTCGCAACAAGGCCGCCATCATTTTCGAAGGTGAACCGGGCGACAAGCGGGTCATCACCTACGGCCAGCTCCAGCGCGAGGTGAGCCAGTTTGCCAATGTCCTCCTCGCGAAGGGCGTGAAGGCAAAGGACCGCGTGCTCGTTTACATGCCGATGATCCCGGAAGCCGCAGTGGCGATGCTTGCCTGCGCACGTATCGGCGCGGTCCATTCCGTCGTCTTCGGCGGCTTCTCTTCGGACTCGATCGTCGATCGTCTCGAAGACTCCGGCGCGACCCACGTGGTGACCGCCGACGGCGGCTGGCGCCGCGGCAAGATCGTCCCGCTGAAGGACAATGTCGATGAGGCGCTGGAACGCTACAAGGGCATCAAGTCCGTCGTCGTCTTCAAGCGCACCGGCCAGGACATCCAGATGAAGTCCGGCCGCGACACCTGGTGGCATGATGACATCTCGAAGGTCAGCGCCAAGCACGAGGCCAAGGCCTTCGACTCGGAGCACCCTCTCTTCATTCTCTACACCTCTGGCTCCACCGGTAAGCCGAAGGGCATTCTTCATACCAGCGGCGGCTACCTCACCGGTGCCTACACCACCTGCAAGTACGTCTTCGACATGCGCGATGAGGACGTCTACTGGTGCACTGCCGACGTCGGCTGGATCACTGGCCATAGCTACATCGTCTACGGCCCGCTCGCGATGGGCGTGACCCAGGTGATGTATGAAGGCGCGCCGAACCAGCCGGACTTCGGCCGCTTCTGGCAGATGGTGGAGGAATATGGCGTGACCATCTTCTACACCGCACCGACCGCGATCCGCGCCTTCATCAAGGCAGGGGATCATTTCCCGGCGAAGCATGACCTCTCTTCCCTGCGCCTGCTCGGGTCCGTGGGCGAGCCGATCAACCCGGAAGCATGGATGTGGTATCACGAGAAGATCGGCGGCGGACGCTGCCCGATCGTCGATACCTGGTGGCAGACAGAGACGGGCGCGATCATGATTACCCCCCTGCCCGGCTGCACCCCGCTGAAGCCCGGCACCGCCACCCTGCCCTTCTTCGGCGTCGACGCCGCGATCCTCGATGAGGAAGGCCACGAGTGTAAGCCGAACGAAGGCGGACGCCTGGTGATCCGCAAGCCTTGGCCCTCGATGACCCGCACGATCTACGGCGACAAGGGCCGGTATAAGAAAACCTACTGGTCCGACTACAAGGGCATGTACACCGCCGGTGACGGTGCCCGCCGCGACAAGCAGGGCAACTTCTGGATCGTCGGCCGCCTTGATGACGTGCTGAACGTTTCCGGCCACCGCCTTGGCACCGCCGAGGTGGAAAGCGCTCTGGTCGGCCATCCGGCAGTCGCGGAATCCGCGGTCGTCGGCCGCCCGGACGATCTCAAGGGCCAGGCGGTTGTCGCTTTCGTCACCCTGAAAGAAGGGATCGAGGGCACTCCGGCCCTGCAAAAGGAACTCCGGGAGCACGTCGGCAAGGTCATCGGTGCGATCGCCAAGCCGGATGACTTGCATTTTGCGCCCGCCTTGCCCAAGACCCGCTCTGGAAAAATCATGCGGCGCTTGTTAAAGGAACTCGTGGCGACCGGAAACGTGACCGGAAACACCACAACGCTTGAAGATTTCAACGTGATCGCCACCCTCCAGAAAAATCTCGGAAGCGGAAAGTAA
- the upp gene encoding uracil phosphoribosyltransferase — MNHPLVQAELTGLRCRNCPGPEFRQRLRRIASLMVPAVTADLPTRVVSCETPLELTSGVELARRIVLTPVLRAGLGFLDGFFDLLPEAAVAHIGLARNEETLLPEPYYIKTPPILAESEVIVLDPMLATGGSAVEAVRRLVELGAIHLRVACLVAAPEGIATFEAAWPEIPIFTAAIDRALNDRGYILPGLGDAGDRLFGTA, encoded by the coding sequence GTGAATCATCCCTTGGTGCAGGCCGAGTTGACCGGCTTGCGTTGCCGTAATTGCCCGGGCCCGGAATTCCGCCAACGCCTCCGGCGGATCGCGTCACTCATGGTGCCAGCGGTGACCGCGGATCTCCCCACCCGGGTGGTGAGCTGTGAGACACCTCTGGAACTCACCAGCGGCGTCGAGTTGGCGCGCCGGATCGTGCTCACTCCTGTTTTACGCGCCGGCCTCGGGTTCCTTGATGGTTTCTTCGACCTGCTGCCTGAGGCGGCCGTGGCCCACATCGGTCTCGCCCGAAATGAGGAGACGCTTTTGCCGGAGCCCTACTACATTAAAACCCCGCCGATCCTCGCCGAAAGCGAGGTGATCGTCCTCGACCCCATGCTCGCCACCGGCGGTTCGGCGGTCGAAGCGGTGCGACGCTTGGTCGAACTCGGAGCCATTCACCTGCGCGTGGCCTGCCTCGTAGCCGCGCCGGAGGGTATTGCCACCTTTGAAGCCGCTTGGCCGGAAATCCCGATCTTCACCGCCGCTATCGACCGCGCCCTCAATGACCGCGGCTACATCCTTCCCGGCCTCGGCGACGCCGGGGACCGTCTCTTCGGAACGGCGTGA